cagtgaagttttttaaagcaggtttaTTCTTATGAAAAGTGACTGCGcgggaaaggttttctgttccCACCTAGGACCACTGTATTAAGTGCAAACTGAAGCCTGTGATTTctcacacccattcaaccagagagaaatgaaacagattgtaggatgccaaatggcatcttcctgtcctgttttttttacttctgacactgcccctttccctgtatgtccctttgatatgttaaagtcttgcctacttttaatgtataaaaaggaaagtgtaacttcagtccagtgagtgtgtcttgagtgctaggggaaaccctttctctgtgatatgctccccttcagctgattgaattaaagatctctgttgacaatctcccaacctgagtgaagactgagttttctttGACAGTACAAAATAACTATTGCACGTGACATCTAAGGCTTACCAGGAATAAGGAATAGCCACTCTGCCACAAGTGAAAGTATTTTCTATGATTCCAATACAATGGTAATGGTCACACATAAACCTCCGTTCATGGTGACCTTAACTGAACTGTGCTGTCACTTCTTGCACTCTTAGTCTGTAATTCACAACTTCAAGGAGGAATCTCCAAGAGATCGGTCCTTATTAGACAGGACAGGAAAATTACACTGAGATACTGGGATTCTCTCCTTGCACTGGTGTCCAGTATCCAATCCTTAAAAACTGCCTGTAGATTTAAGGTATGTCAAAACAGTATCTTGAGAGCTTAATTAATTAAACTGGcctgttaaaagctgagctggaaTGGAaccctgtacacacacacacatttcttGACCTGCTGAAATGTGAtttatagatacatatttatCACGAtcaacaaaaatacttttcccttttctctttctcctattaaatgtactgtaactttctCTAATCtttgttatttatttctaaAGCTGTCTTACCCAGATGCCCTTGTGTTTAAATTATCTTGAACACtgacaactacagtatattaagattTTAGGGTGTTCCTTTTcatgtctctttcttttaaatctGTAATAAACTTTGTAACAAAGTAAAATTCTGAGTTATACTTGGTGCCAAAAgaacaaataaagttaaaacgTGTTAAATATACATACCACATACATTTCttaaaggaaaaggaaataaaaatgacaatcaAATAGGATCCAGAGTAGTTCATCTACAATCCATGCCCCACTGCATGTGTCTTGTTGTCTTTCTGATTCTCCAGATGGTGATGGTCACATGAccaaataacaaaaggacagagtGGGCTTGTAATAAGTGTGCAGGTAAATCCTTTCATAACAACTAtcaatgtgtttctttttatttgtaaaatatatgAATACAATAGAAAATTGATACATTTTGGACAAATGTGTGCAGATAGCAAAAGGTCATGTCACAAGGGTGATAGGATAGAAAAGGGAATATAAAATGAAAGCtggaaaaacatggaaaaacatCAACATGGCTGAGGTGGCTGGCATCCCTTGTGTAACTAAAGAAGGGAAAACATGTAATTAGTCTTTGAAGTCTCGGTTCAGATTTTTTTAGCTGAAGCAGTTCTATAACCTCTGCTCTAAATCCCATAACAATAGGACCCATTTAAATCAATTAACATTCATGAGCAGCTCCTAACAACAGGAGGAGCCACTAACAGACcttaaaataagataaaaaacaaacactttattcagcaatgtgaggaagacaacatacagtagcaatgttATAGTCTTTCTGTCATCTATGGTAGATGGATTTGTTCTGGGGAGCACATACCTTTGTTTACGGGTTAGGTGAttagaaaacatttctttcatcTCAGTTAGTCTGAATTTCTTCCTACAAATTTGTGTGAATTTAGCTTTAAACATAATATTGTACAATGGAAGTCACTCGTTCAGAAGAAACACAATTggtgcatttttgttttccatctAACAATGCATCTTGTCATAAAGAAATTCGATCTACAGCAGCGTATGTTTCTCTGTACACAGTGATGGCTGTGGCTGTTGGACTAACAGTGTGTGGGAATCTGTTGGTGATCATCTCCATCTCTCACTTCAAGCAGCTCCACACACCAACAAACCTGCTACTCCTTTCGCTGGCTGTGGCTGACTTTCTAGTAGGAGCGACTGTGATGCCATTAAGTATTACAACCTTAATAGAAACCTGCTGGTACTTTGGGGACATTCTTTGCTCTTTTTACAAATCACTTGACTGTGTTCTGATTTCAGTTTCTCTTTGTAATCTGGTGTTAATCGCCATAGATCGTTACTTTGCTGTGTGTGACCCATTCTTTTATTCTACAAAAATAACAGTGAATGTGATGTACTTATTAATATTACTCAGCTGGTTCATATCTCCATTGTATGTGATAATTTTGCTTTATGTAAATGGCAATTTTAGTGATTCTAAAGCACTAAATCTCTGTCTTGGAGAGTGTGTGTTTATAATGAATGAAACATGGGCAACAATTGATATGGTTACTTCTTTTATATTGCCTTGCTCTGTTATGACAACTCTATATATAAAGATTTTTATAGTTGCAAAAAGGCATGCAAAAGTaattaattctttaaaaaataataattctaagAAAGAAAAGATATTATCAAAAACCAACAAAAGAAAAGCTGAAAAGACATTAGGAATTGTAGTGTTTGCCTTTCTTCTTTGTTGGGTGCCATATTACATTTGGTCACTAATTATAGAAAAGATTACAATATCCAGatttatttcactttatttCCCTTGTGTGTTAGTTTATCTTAACTCTTCTATTAATCCAATTATTTATGCTCTGTTTTATCCTTGGTTTCAGAAGTCGGCAAAACTaatattaacttttaaaatatgttatataGCATCTTCTTTCAATAGCCTGTTTCCagacaacaaataaaatatgtttttagtgTGTAACAAGTTAGTAATGTATAGTTTATAAATTGTTAGTGTATCACTATTTGTCATAGTTTTTCTAACAGCAgtaatctgaaagaaaaaatctTCATTTATCAAAACAGAGAATGCTTAGTCCATTGCAATTGGTCTTGGTACTGGTTACATTGATATCCAGACTGAATATCTTACAAAGGGCATTGTTGTGTGAAACACCTTGAACAATATAACCAATGTTAACCATGTTCCGCAACATGTTCAGTGCAAAACAATGTTTGTATTCAATGCAAGGGATCTGCATGTGAATAAGATATTTTAGGTGGTTATGAAGTCAGTTAATATGCTTTTAATAGCTGGGTAAATCTGTATGAAGACAATCATTTTAAGTTGTCTaacaaaatgctttcattcaaaaGGAAGCACTTGATGCCTGAGAACGTGACTGCAAAAGGTTTTGCAAACAGctggggcagcacagtggtgcagtgctttgcattgctgccttgcagtgctgggatcCTGAGTTCaatattctccccatgttcatgtgggtttcatcTCACTTCCTTCCAGTTAACataccagcatgtttttggactatgaaaggaaaccggagcacctggaggaaacccacaccgacatggggaaaacatacaaaagttttgtttgcaggtttctctctctccactgctGTTTGCCTTTTCTTTACTGCCCCTTGCACAAACAATCAACTGAGCTCACACTGTAGAATCTATCAGGAACACGAACACACAGAGCAATAGGTCTCGGTACTGGTTATATTGATATGCACAGTATTGTAAAGTAATACAAAAAGTAATACAAATTGTATTGTTATGTGAAACACCTTGAACAACATAACCAAGGCTTGAGCTTTCAGGCTGCACAATATGttcagaaaaataatgtttgtatTAAATGTCAGAATTCCACATGAGACTTGTGTTTTTGAAGTCAGTTAATATTGCATTAATATCTGTGtttcccacatactgtatgttgtgaaaATATGTTGTGAGACATCTGtaaattattgttttcataCAATAGTTTTTACACAGCTTTTATGTTGCATATATCCCTATGAAACATTTAACAGACAGAAAAggctaaaataataattcatattACTGATGATATTTTCAtctatttatttgcttttaacagtAAATAGTCAGTTTACACCATACCCATcattccaaataaaatgatatcaCCACACATtgatacaaaagaaaaaaaaactacataatGATGTGTTATGACATATAGAGACAGAACTGCACAgctttccaataccagaataaTACTAgaaagaaagaggaaaaaataattaagaaaggAGATCCCAAATGGGTGACCAGATCTTCAAAAGTGCTCAGATACTACAAGTGGAGATCGTATGTCAGTTTTTTCAAAGGTAGAAATACAGCTTCTTGAGAGAGCCACATTTCAACAGTCAGTACCTTGGAGACAGACCATAGcagcaaaatactgtacatttcttagCAAAATGAACAAGCACAGAAAATTGGCACTCTGAATCTGTCATGTTTGACTGTATAATCACTGTATAGAAGATACAACTATGCAGACGTAGTAAAATGtaaacctatttttttttcaatgacagaatatacagtacattacttaaGCATTGATTAATTTTACTGCATTTTTACTGCCAATTTTACTGCATAATAAATGAAACAAAGTATCTTCTGTAGCTGAATATGGCACATAAAATACTGATTTGATCTGCCTGGGTGTATCGTTTGTAGACTGGCTGGGGTTAGACagaatttattaagaaattttaaattaattaataataataataattattataattgcttacacttatatagcgcttttctggacactccactcaaagcactttacaggtaatggggatcacctccaccaccaccaatgtgcaggcccacctggatgatgcgacctGGAAATTAAGCTCTTGTATGGTAACAGAAGTGCTTTTTTGGACATAGCTTTTCACAAATTGCTAACCAGTCCTCCTCTATAAATGAGTGCCCCAagtctggctccagtctggctttttttctaccaggaggaaatatttttaagtcTTAGTGAACACAAATCTCAAACTGTTTTGTTTCCTAACGGATAAAAGACAGACAAGTGGGTATATTCAAGTATGATCTATCAGCCCTGTAGGCCATTAGAGTACTGAGTATTACAAAGTTATCTGACAAGTTATCTGCCAGATTAAGATTGTACATAAAGGGTAGAGATTGTATGGGTCACGCATGATATACTCCTAATTGTATATTAACCCAAAGAGAATCACGCCTGTTAATACACTACCTAACCATATGCTTTATTTGGACAGACCAGTAACATAAATAAGTCTGGAACCTCTCTTCACTCTTTGGTTTTAATAATTGTATAAATTTAGCCAtaggtttttaattatttcaaataaatgtagatATATTTCTATTTAATTCTTTGAAGAAGGAAGTAGGTAGGTGGGAATGAAGAGAATGAAAAAGATAAATCAAACAGGGGAAAATTTCATTCTAACTGCATTTATTCTCTCAGAAATGAGAATGGGTTACGACACCATGTGGTTTTACTCCTTACCAGAAGTTCTGGATGCTGGCATTTGTCCGGGGTTTAAGTACAGTTGCAACACCCTCAAGTTAAGCTTGGATGTGATAaacaacatacagatgcagccattcaaaacggcgataccgcattattttgcagtgcactttatgcagtctaccgcgagttaccgtaaattctcctatagtaccgcaagtaaaataatagtatccagaatttccgcaaggtggagctaataaagctcaacctctcatgtttgagctgtcgccatcaaagtctttaacgcagatattacttatagtattaataatgaatgaccttggacaagctgtaaactcaaagtattgccctggtccacatccttttttttttttattgaccgtctttgtaaaagtaacaccacagcatttcacaatcacgcatttgtttccaatcatgcaaagtacagtaattttggggaattgattcaccatgcctttcatatgctcataaaagagattgatttaggaacataaacatattaccgtatgcaaactgtattgtttacagtatgtatatgtatatttaatgtcttaactgtgcctgtttaagtattgaatattcatatctaattttaccactgaagggaaatcttagtagctgagcataaaaagaataggagcatactgtaacgcgtgtgaaggccataaacgatattaattttggaactaaggaaatagcagtatagccttgttcatgcacaaacagtggcatgttacattattaatttgggtgtctcctcttgccagaaagctccaaattgcattttgagtgcgtttttttactttttttaaattgcaacccgtaaataaagctgatactaaGTCAGCTAATAACTGACTTATATTAGAATTCAGACttatattaggattatatactttgtgaaaagtgatagtcttttaatcttttctgtgaattcgcttgttatctaacaaatgcatacttttagaatttgattaacagggaatataatatggaattgtgtatctaaacaaattaataacgatataatgacattcatgtactgtctggcagaataaactgaagaggttagttaatgcgacacggaattattaagaattatcacctctttttacaatttagaacaagtgagaacattccactcagtgggcggtgcattgttatctcaatcacctgctaattcgttttacaccactggacgacaggagaatgtgactgtcctgtatctgtacagaatgtgtgtttcaatcaatacagtaattgattaaaatcgcaatcgcatgtttaattaaatgcctttttgattcacaatctgaaaatgaaaaccgcggtaaagtcaccttgaattaaaaaaaatgattttggcatgcctgtaacattttcacgaaacctcctagagttgtgagaacacttgctttgtgtataaagtacattgtgaatgttttcacagacttcactttgtcatttttatggcatttttcttaccaagcacgaatattcctatgtccgtatcttcgcaagggaatcagtgcgaattttaatactaattaaatgaccgcgggcactttccaccccctctacattctcagagtagaacagactaaccttctaatgaaagacggtccaccctccatggacaggaaaagtgcccacaggcacttaaacttaatatggtcagaacagtaaacagtaacatggtcagaaggagcacgtacaaatgtttccgaaataaccacatgtaagactctgatgcataaaatgtttagggagaaagtggaatactggtgtgtattttttctttaaactaccaataccagccatatacagtctgtaacgtagggatttctatatgtctttatttagtggttatattagtgacaaaggctaaactttaagcttcagtaacgtgtatacatctcccctttttatcaaacaacatggttgaaaactgttccagagccactgttgtttcatcagtgaaaagtacatcatgaaatgcctctccctgttcaatccactggaaaaaagaaaaggagcataaagctcatgatggtcataaacgatattcatttaggaacagcatcagagatatgtttttaactgcactgcatcagagagaataccatagtgtgtgtttttttttttttactccctggcggaaactggcttccataagaatcagtatggctcagagattaaataaaacttcactcgcaccaaacaaatgtatatttctaaatatcacaacatgatcgaatttaagtcatttcaataacaatgaatagtcacctaggcgttacaatataaacatttatattgatttaaatcacatttaaatcgcctttatttaaaacccataaataaagctgatactgtttagacttttaattatttaaaactgtattacagcagcacaatacacaatgcaacgtaaatcgctatctttgtcttctgtgtaataatgttcacctctctgtccagcaaattaacaatagtaataataattaactttattgtatatggtgcctttaaaggtggctcctcaaagcgctttacaggttaaaaacaataacaacaatactgttaggctgggcaaactattttttttaagaaatacaaaatgagatataatgatgtgttccagcttagacattaatgaagagcataacacgtgtactgtatacactgcaagtacaacccccctctctgcgggagtgctggctgtgacgaattgaaccggtttcacaggtattttcaaagtagaagggggcgagatttccagtgaaagacacctccccccctcaaaaacccagcaagtacagtacttactagttaagaacactaggctcctcaatgaaatcgctttaacatgctaatgcattggtgtaacagtctgggcgtggcaagcttctaatgtcaactcgactacggcgaaaggaacccttctttcattggaagacaatgaacatattctagccctaaatgaattaaaagcaaacatggtttacataaaatacatttttccaagaaggtttagcctaaataaaaagaaaaagcatttttaagagagcaattacgctgtgtttatgtagaataagtcattaggtttatgagcaatctaattacttattcgtttaaaacgctatataaaataaagtttattattaatttgctggacagagtggtgaacattataaTGCATAAGagaaagataacgatcctgatcagtttagaaatctgtgtacgctgcaaggtttttacttcttaaacttttaaaatacacgtttcgaatagaaagaaatcctcttcctggtacagtatgtatagcaaaccagcacgtcttttttctccaatcagaggcgTGTCAggtggtgtcagccaatcaccattctgaagccctaccataatctctggtatggggagaccccagaattctgtcccatagtttggacagatgatagatacttttattgatcccgtgagggaaataaagtaaatcattttcattttaggaaattattaaacgctcggttaaaagcaaaggaaattGTCTGTTacagtggacataaaaacaagagttcactggcattatatccttGAAGACGCAGACCGgcaccagaccgggagaatgcctgcagcgtgaaagaaaatgcctgatgaactagggattggacagtttccaagtgcttgtacaatcgatggaaatgttcaaataaatgtgcaaaagaaataaacaaaatttatttctttatcatattggctagctaatgtcctctctttgctagttagtggctgtgtttctgcgttgggtagcaacgggtgactgttctcggaagatgtaaacagcttaattttcgtgttaaataatttttttaaattaaaattaattctatacagcaatcgcatatttgggtaccgtttcataaaactttcatgcttaaaatgtttagtgagaaatggaagactggagtgtattttttctttaaactaccaagaccagccatacacagtacagtttacgtacatacagtaatgtttatgttcctaaattaatattgtttatgaccttcagatgcgttatgctcctcttctttttatgctcagctactcaaatttccctttagtagtaaaattccatataaatattaaaaactaagcggattaaaacgtgcacagtaaagacattcaATGAttcaatcttttcactaccaaccaatgcaccacgagtgcccctgtcggtcattttggccagccaatcacttaccgcggtgccctgcggtggcttgtgggtagtttaccgtaccgcgggtttgtaccatgcattttgaatggctgcatctgtatgttcatATGCTTCATGAAGTATTGTACATGCGAGTGATCTCTAATATCctctaaatacaaacattaaaacaaacattaaatcTGTTTTCACAGCAATTAAACTATTGTTTCAAAAAAActaacaaattaataaaaataatacaataataggACTGACTGTAATAATGCAAAATTTGCAAAAGACCACAGTTGAAATTTCAGTTTTCAAGAACTTTATGCAGCAAAATCATAACACACCACAACAACctactttttttcagaaactagaCAACCtctcttttaaaacagtgtacAGTGGTTCCAAAAACCAATTCAACAACACATTTATGTTATCTAAGACCATTTTCATGATGACGTACATGTAGAatagaaaagtgctgtatactgataatttgatgtttttacagaaacaaaaataatttcaaaggcTGAAATATAAGAAAGCCATCATACTTTGATGATAAGAGAGAAACAGAGTTTCTCATACCGACTTTAGACTATGTGCATTTAGATTTTATCTTCTCTGATTGATAAAACTAGCTTCTACCCAAATGTCTGGTCGCTTTTGATTATGTGCTGGCCAGtagcttggacaggatcttgATGTCCACACAGAGTATTGTTATCTGCCTCCAGTTCTTCAGGTCGGTGGCACCCCCCCTCCTTGAAGAAAAGGGAGATGACACCTTACCTCATTGTGTGCCCTTGTTTTCCTTGGCGAAGGTTTGTTATGCCACCTCTACCAAGTCTGCCACCAGTGTGCCCCAGAAATAAGTGTAGAATTCTATGGGGAGTCTGTCCGGTTCTGGCACTTTGCCATTCTCCAAGGGCAGGCCACAAGTACTTACTCCCAGCctagaggccaaggaggcagagagagggaaAGGAGGGTGAAGGAAGAGGAAAGCGCTATTtcccacccagctcagctgctgcttggccttaacccaATGGGCTCAAACCAAAATGATACCAGCTCAAGCATTCTTCTTTATCCCGGAGGCTAGAGAAAGAAAAGAGGAGGGACAAGAAGAGGAGGGATAGAAGCAATGATGTGGGTTCtcacccagctcagctgctgcttggtCTTAATGAATGTTATGTCTGTGAGAAAAACCACACTCCCTCCCGATGATCAGGTGCTTTGCCTGTCTGCAGCTGATGTAATGAGGACACTAGCCAAAGTTAATAAACGTAAGGCTGCTGGACCTGATAATATACCTGGTCACATGCTCAAGGAATGTGCAGAACAGTTAGCTGATGTCCTcacagatatttttaatatctccTTGTGCCAGGCGGTCATCCCCATATACTTCAAATCCACCACTTTTATACCAATGCCGAAGAACTCAGCCGTGTCCTGCCTCAATGACTATCACCCTGTGGCACTCACACCAATTATCACGAAGTGCTTCGAGAGACACGAGCCACATCAAGTCCAGTCATGAGCCACATCAAGTCCAGACTCCCTACCCCTCTGGACCCCCTCCAGTTTGCATAGTGCCCCAACCGGTCTACTGATGATGCCATATCTCTTGCCCTTCACCTTGCCCTGTCCCACCTTGACAAAAAAGACTCTTATGTAAGAATGCTTTTCATTGACCAGTTCAGCATTTAATACAATCGTCCCCCAGAAGCTGATAGAAAAATTGAGCTTGCTGAACCTTAACACctccctctgcaactggattctggactttctGACCGAGAGACTTTAGACAGTCCTGATCGGTAATAATATCTCCAGCACCATCACaatgagcactggaaccccccagggctgtgtgcttagtccaCTGCTGTTCACACTGATGACTTCTACTGCTAAGCATAGTTCAAACTGTGTCATCAAGTTTGCTGTTGACACGACAGTGGTGGGCTTCATTAGCAACAACGATGAGTCACCATTTAGAGAGGAAGTGGAGCAGCTGATGGACTGGTGCACAAACAACAATCTATCTcttaatgtaaataaaacaaaagagataaTCTTTGACTTCAGGAGGGCCGGCGCTGATCACTCCTGACTGTACATCATCAGCTTCCCTGTGGAGACAGTTAGATCATCAAGTTTCTTGGTGTACACATTACAGATGACCTCACTTGGTCCCTCAATACCACCTCCCTAGccaagaaagcacagcaacgtcTCTATTTCCTGTGGTGACTGAGGAAGGCAAACCTTCCTCCGCCCATTCTTACCACTTTCTACAGAGGCACCATTGAGAGCCCCTTGACCAGCTGGATCActttttggtttgggaattGAAACGCTTCAGACCACAAGACCCTGCAACGAATtgtggaaacagctgaaaacaTCATTCGAGCCTCCCtcccttccatttctgtcacCTATCACAAACACTTCATAAACAGGGCCTTCAGTATAGTAAAATAACTCTTCCACCCCTCCCATAAACTCTGCCCTCCTACAATCTAGAAAAAGATATCGCAGTGTACGAGCTTGTTCCACCAGACTCTGTAACAGCTTTTTCccgcaggctgtcaggctcctcaacaccctggaatctacttgTACCCACTGCAATTCCAGAAACAATTCCGTGAACTTGAACTTAACCCAATCGGCTCAACTCAAACAATACCGGCTCAAGCACTCTTAAGCTTCGATCACTGAAAATCAATGCTGTGGACAACAACACACACTTCATCTTAGCCAAAAGGTCGAGAAGCGAATGAAGTATTTTTACCCCGGTTGCTCCAGTTCAcccagtgaactaagtgtacaATTAGAGATCAGCAGTGTTGGGATCAAGCCCTGATAACCTGTCCAGGAGGATATCACATGAGACCTTGTAACATGTGATAACATCCTGGTTACCACAGTGTCAAGCAGGCTGATCTCTGGGCACCATGTGTAAAAGTATGATCTTTACAGGCTATCAGATTCAATATACTCAGaatgcattgttttgttttattcagtaaTGCATGCTGATGTCCATTCATCCACCCATATTGTAACCTTTTTATTGAATACAGA
This genomic window from Lepisosteus oculatus isolate fLepOcu1 chromosome 2, fLepOcu1.hap2, whole genome shotgun sequence contains:
- the LOC102692057 gene encoding trace amine-associated receptor 13c-like codes for the protein MEVTRSEETQLVHFCFPSNNASCHKEIRSTAAYVSLYTVMAVAVGLTVCGNLLVIISISHFKQLHTPTNLLLLSLAVADFLVGATVMPLSITTLIETCWYFGDILCSFYKSLDCVLISVSLCNLVLIAIDRYFAVCDPFFYSTKITVNVMYLLILLSWFISPLYVIILLYVNGNFSDSKALNLCLGECVFIMNETWATIDMVTSFILPCSVMTTLYIKIFIVAKRHAKVINSLKNNNSKKEKILSKTNKRKAEKTLGIVVFAFLLCWVPYYIWSLIIEKITISRFISLYFPCVLVYLNSSINPIIYALFYPWFQKSAKLILTFKICYIASSFNSLFPDNK